The following are from one region of the Arcobacter defluvii genome:
- the lptB gene encoding LPS export ABC transporter ATP-binding protein yields MHKLEIKDITKTIKKTQILHGISLEVNSGEIVGLLGPNGAGKTTTFYTVCGLVKPTSGNVYFDDKDITALPLHKRAIKGIGYLPQESSIFKDLSVEDNLMLAAEIISKDKDEQQKRVEELLELFNIEPIRQRKGVSLSGGERRRTEIARALVSHPKFLLLDEPFAGVDPIAVKDIQEIIHQLTKINIGVLITDHNVRETLQICDRAYVMKAGRLLSSGTSEEIKNDEKVREHYLGEDFNF; encoded by the coding sequence ATGCATAAATTAGAGATAAAAGACATAACAAAAACTATTAAAAAAACGCAAATTTTACATGGTATTTCTCTTGAAGTAAATTCAGGAGAAATAGTTGGATTATTAGGTCCAAATGGTGCAGGAAAAACAACAACTTTTTATACAGTTTGTGGATTAGTAAAACCAACGAGTGGAAATGTTTATTTTGATGATAAAGATATAACAGCTTTACCTTTACATAAAAGAGCAATAAAAGGAATAGGTTATTTACCACAAGAGTCTTCAATTTTTAAAGATTTGTCAGTTGAAGATAATTTGATGCTTGCAGCTGAAATTATTAGTAAAGATAAAGATGAACAACAAAAAAGAGTTGAAGAATTACTTGAGTTATTTAATATCGAGCCAATTAGACAAAGAAAAGGTGTTTCTTTATCAGGAGGTGAGAGAAGAAGAACGGAAATAGCAAGAGCTTTAGTTTCTCATCCTAAATTTTTACTTTTAGATGAACCATTTGCTGGAGTTGATCCAATTGCAGTTAAAGATATACAAGAGATAATTCATCAATTAACAAAAATAAATATTGGAGTTTTGATAACAGACCATAACGTAAGAGAAACTTTACAGATATGTGATAGAGCTTATGTTATGAAAGCAGGAAGACTTCTTTCTAGCGGAACAAGTGAAGAAATTAAAAATGATGAAAAGGTTAGAGAACATTATTTAGGTGAAGATTTTAACTTTTAA
- the tsaE gene encoding tRNA (adenosine(37)-N6)-threonylcarbamoyltransferase complex ATPase subunit type 1 TsaE — MKKEFELELTDLNILVDELKNIIGNKDTIVILRGDLASGKTTLVKNYVKALGLNDLVTSPTFSLQAIYSDNIFHYDVYNKTLGEFISLGMLEEFEKEGIHFIEWGDEKLEEILKDYGYKVILINIEKKENKRLYKINA, encoded by the coding sequence TTGAAAAAAGAGTTTGAATTAGAGTTAACAGATTTAAATATTTTAGTTGATGAATTAAAAAACATCATTGGAAATAAAGATACTATTGTTATATTAAGGGGAGATTTAGCAAGTGGGAAAACAACACTTGTAAAAAATTATGTTAAAGCATTAGGATTAAATGATTTAGTGACTTCTCCTACTTTTTCATTGCAAGCTATTTATTCAGATAATATTTTTCATTATGATGTTTACAATAAAACTTTAGGTGAGTTCATTTCTCTTGGAATGCTTGAGGAGTTTGAAAAAGAGGGTATTCACTTTATAGAATGGGGTGATGAAAAACTTGAAGAAATATTAAAAGATTATGGATATAAAGTTATTTTAATAAATATTGAAAAAAAAGAAAATAAAAGGCTGTATAAAATAAATGCATAA
- the trpD gene encoding anthranilate phosphoribosyltransferase, with translation MFNAAKLKFDDIFENRLSQEEVREYLLELYERGETAAEIAGAASAMRDHLIPLPIYEDLKEKAIDVVGTGGDKSYSFNISSTVSILLAACGSYVAKHGNRSVTSKSGSADMLEALGINLNLSLENTAKMLEETGFAFMFANNHHPCMKYITPVRKTIPHRTIMNILGPLCNPAGVTKQVIGVFDKDYINRIAAALDMLDSKRAMILSSNDGMDEISVSDITYATLLINGKITDIEINPENYGIPMASKEDIIGEGPEFNARLTRDILSKKIVGAKLDIVLLNTAAALIVDEKARDFKDGIDMAKEAIISGAAQKKLEQIIEVSKKLS, from the coding sequence ATGTTTAATGCAGCAAAATTAAAATTTGATGATATTTTTGAAAATAGATTATCACAAGAAGAAGTTAGAGAGTATTTATTAGAACTTTATGAAAGAGGTGAAACAGCTGCAGAAATAGCAGGAGCTGCTAGTGCTATGAGAGATCATCTTATTCCTCTTCCAATTTATGAAGATTTAAAAGAAAAAGCTATTGATGTAGTTGGAACAGGTGGAGATAAAAGTTATAGTTTTAATATCTCAAGTACAGTATCTATTTTACTTGCAGCTTGTGGTTCTTATGTAGCAAAACATGGAAATAGAAGTGTTACAAGTAAAAGTGGAAGTGCAGATATGCTTGAAGCTTTAGGAATAAATTTAAATTTAAGTCTAGAAAACACTGCAAAAATGCTTGAAGAAACGGGTTTTGCTTTTATGTTTGCAAATAATCATCATCCTTGTATGAAATATATTACTCCTGTAAGAAAAACAATTCCACATAGAACAATTATGAATATTTTAGGACCTTTATGTAATCCAGCAGGAGTTACAAAACAAGTAATAGGGGTATTTGATAAAGATTATATAAATAGAATAGCAGCTGCTCTTGATATGCTTGATAGTAAAAGGGCAATGATCTTATCATCAAATGATGGAATGGATGAAATTTCTGTATCTGATATAACTTATGCAACACTTTTAATAAATGGAAAAATTACTGATATCGAGATTAATCCAGAAAATTATGGTATTCCAATGGCTTCAAAAGAAGATATTATAGGAGAAGGACCAGAATTTAATGCAAGATTAACAAGAGATATTTTATCTAAAAAAATTGTTGGAGCAAAACTTGATATTGTTTTACTAAATACTGCTGCTGCACTTATTGTTGATGAAAAAGCTAGAGATTTTAAAGATGGTATTGATATGGCAAAAGAGGCTATTATTAGTGGTGCAGCACAAAAAAAATTAGAACAAATTATTGAAGTATCTAAAAAGTTAAGTTAG
- a CDS encoding S4 domain-containing protein: protein MRIDKFLNAVNITKRRAVAEDMLEHKVVFINDQAVKKAKEVKVGDIIEIKYLEKSEKFKVLQIPTTKSTPKSKIEEYVQRIN, encoded by the coding sequence ATGAGAATAGATAAATTTTTAAATGCCGTTAATATTACTAAACGAAGAGCAGTTGCTGAAGATATGCTTGAGCATAAAGTTGTTTTTATAAATGACCAAGCTGTAAAAAAAGCAAAAGAGGTAAAAGTTGGAGATATTATAGAAATAAAATATCTTGAAAAAAGTGAAAAGTTTAAAGTATTGCAAATCCCAACTACTAAATCAACTCCAAAATCAAAAATTGAAGAATATGTACAAAGGATAAACTAA